A single window of Amphiura filiformis chromosome 17, Afil_fr2py, whole genome shotgun sequence DNA harbors:
- the LOC140136771 gene encoding uncharacterized protein: MKEFTPKRNHTNVNIVKRVSHRQVTGLDMKEFTPKKNHTNVNIVNRFSHMQIARFYMKEFTPKRNHTNVNIVKKVSHRQVTGLDMKDFTPKKNHTNVNIVKRVSQMQVARLNMKEFTPKRSHTNVNIVKRLSHRQFTRLYMKGFTPKRNLTNVNIVKRVSHTQVTRPDMKGFTPKKSHTNVNIVKRLSRRQFTRLYMKGFTPKRNLTNVNIVKRVSRRQVARPNMKGFTLKGSHINVNIVIRVSHTQVTKPYMKGFTPKRSHTNVNIVKRVSHTQIARFYMKEFTPKRNHTNVNIVKRVSHRQVTGLDMKEFTPKKNHTNVNIVKRVSQMQVARLNMKEFTPKRSHTNVNIVKRLSHSQFTRLYMKGFTPKRNLTNVNIVKRVSRRQVARPNMKGFTPKGSHTNVNIVKRVSHTQVARSNMKRIHTKEKPYQCKYCKKNFSAASNKIRRKKCIHT; this comes from the coding sequence ATgaaagaattcacaccaaagagaaaccataccaatgtaaatattgtgaaaagagtttctcacagaCAAGTCACAGGATTAGACATgaaagaattcacaccaaagaaaaaccataccaatgtaaatattgtgaacagaTTTTCTCATATGCAAATAGCCAGATTTTACATgaaagaattcacaccaaagagaaaccataccaatgtaaatattgtgaaaaaagtTTCTCACAGACAAGTCACAGGATTAGACATGAAAgatttcacaccaaagaaaaaccataccaatgtaaatattgtgaaaagagtttctcagatGCAAGTAGCAAGACTAAACATgaaagaattcacaccaaagagaagccataccaatgtaaatattgtgaaaagactttctcacagaCAATTCACAAGACtctacatgaaaggattcacaccaaagagaaaccttaccaatgtaaatattgtgaaaagagtttctcacacGCAGGTAACAAGAcccgacatgaaaggattcacaccaaagaaaagccataccaatgtaaatattgtgaaaagactttctcgcAGACAATTCACAAGACtctacatgaaaggattcacaccaaagagaaaccttaccaatgtaaatattgtaaaaagagtTTCTCGCAGGCAGGTAGCAAGACccaacatgaaaggattcacactaaAGGGAAgccatatcaatgtaaatattgtgataaGAGTTTCTCACACGCAGGTAACAAAACCATACATGAAAgggttcacaccaaagagaagccataccaatgtaaatattgtgaaaagagtttctcataCGCAAATAGCCAGATTTTACATgaaagaattcacaccaaagagaaaccataccaatgtaaatattgtgaaaagagtttctcacagaCAAGTCACAGGATTAGACATgaaagaattcacaccaaagaaaaaccataccaatgtaaatattgtgaaaagagtttctcagatGCAAGTAGCAAGACTAAACATgaaagaattcacaccaaagagaagccataccaatgtaaatattgtgaaaagactttctcacagtCAATTCACAAGACtctacatgaaaggattcacaccaaagagaaaccttaccaatgtaaatattgtaaaaagagtTTCTCGCAGGCAGGTAGCAAGACccaacatgaaaggattcacaccaaagggaagccataccaatgtaaatattgtgaaaagagtttctcacacGCAGGTAGCAAGATCCAACATgaaaaggattcacaccaaagagaagccataccaatgtaaatattgtaaaaagaatTTTTCAGCTGCAAGTAACAAGATAAGACGTAAAAAATGTATTCACACATGA
- the LOC140136772 gene encoding uncharacterized protein isoform X1, which produces MHSVNRAMKTRIQFQHLRGRTYQLQLLSNYANSFLPYRCIYCRRFYTNLAYYVKHVKRHRAKSNGYWYRAQTIHKRICTEKPYQCTYCNKSFSYPSAQNRHERIHTKEKPYQCKYCEKTFSQTSHKTQHERAHTKEKPYQCKYCKKSFSHTGSKIQHERIHTKEKPYQCKYCEKSFSRAGNKTQHERIHIKEKPFQCKYCEKSFSNASNKTKHERIHTKERPYQCKYCDKSFSYSGSKTVHERIHTKEKPYQCKYCEKCFQTSSHKTVHERIHTKEKPYQCKYCVKRFSDVSDKIRHERIHTKEKPYQCKYCEKCFQTSSHKTVHERIHTKEKPYQCKYCDKSFSYSGSKTVHERIHTKEKPYQCKYCEKCFQTSSHKTVHERIHTKEKPYQCKYCVKSFSHADYKTEHEKFHTRNAIPMLIL; this is translated from the exons ATGCACTCGGTcaacag AGCTATGAAGACTAGAATCCAGTTTCAGCATTTACGGGGCAGGACATATCAATTACAACTTCTGTCAAATTATGCAAACAGTTTTCTACCATACAGATGTATCTACTGCAGACGGTTTTACACTAATTTGGCATACTATGTGAAACATGTGAAAAGACATAGAGCAAAATCAAACGGGTACTGGTACAGAGCACAGACTATACATAAAAGGATTTGTActgagaaaccataccaatgtacatattgcaacaagagtttctcataCCCAAGTGCAcagaatagacatgaaaggattcacaccaaagagaagccataccaatgcaaatattgtgaaaagactttctcacagaCAAGTCACAAGACCCAACATGAAAGggctcacaccaaagagaaaccttaccaatgtaaatattgtaaaaagagtTTCTCACACACAGGTAGCAAGATccaacatgaaaggattcacaccaaagagaagccataccaatgtaaatattgtgaaaagagtttctcacgaGCAGGTAACAAGACccaacatgaaaggattcacatcaaagagaaacctttccaatgtaaatattgtgaaaagagtttctcaaacGCAAGCAacaagactaaacatgaaagaattcacaccaaagagaggccataccaatgtaaatattgtgacaagAGTTTCTCATATTCAGGTAGCAAGACCgtgcatgaaaggattcacaccaaagagaaaccatatcaatgtaaatattgtgaaaagtgtTTCCAAACTTCAAGTCataagactgtacatgaaaggattcataccaaggagaagccataccaatgtaaatattgtgtgaAGAGATTCTCAGATGTAAGTGACAAgattagacatgaaaggattcacaccaaagagaaaccataccaatgtaaatattgtgaaaagtgtTTCCAAACTTCAAGTCataagactgtacatgaaaggattcacaccaaagagaaaccataccaatgtaaatattgtgacaagAGTTTCTCATATTCAGGTAGCAAGACCgtgcatgaaaggattcacaccaaagagaaaccatatcaatgtaaatattgtgaaaagtgtTTCCAAACTTCAAGTCataagactgtacatgaaaggattcacaccaaagagaaaccataccaatgtaaatattgtgttaAGAGTTTTTCACATGCCGATTACAAGACTGAACATGAAAAATTTCACACAAGAAATGCCATACCAATGTTAATATTGTGA
- the LOC140136772 gene encoding uncharacterized protein isoform X2, whose translation MKTRIQFQHLRGRTYQLQLLSNYANSFLPYRCIYCRRFYTNLAYYVKHVKRHRAKSNGYWYRAQTIHKRICTEKPYQCTYCNKSFSYPSAQNRHERIHTKEKPYQCKYCEKTFSQTSHKTQHERAHTKEKPYQCKYCKKSFSHTGSKIQHERIHTKEKPYQCKYCEKSFSRAGNKTQHERIHIKEKPFQCKYCEKSFSNASNKTKHERIHTKERPYQCKYCDKSFSYSGSKTVHERIHTKEKPYQCKYCEKCFQTSSHKTVHERIHTKEKPYQCKYCVKRFSDVSDKIRHERIHTKEKPYQCKYCEKCFQTSSHKTVHERIHTKEKPYQCKYCDKSFSYSGSKTVHERIHTKEKPYQCKYCEKCFQTSSHKTVHERIHTKEKPYQCKYCVKSFSHADYKTEHEKFHTRNAIPMLIL comes from the coding sequence ATGAAGACTAGAATCCAGTTTCAGCATTTACGGGGCAGGACATATCAATTACAACTTCTGTCAAATTATGCAAACAGTTTTCTACCATACAGATGTATCTACTGCAGACGGTTTTACACTAATTTGGCATACTATGTGAAACATGTGAAAAGACATAGAGCAAAATCAAACGGGTACTGGTACAGAGCACAGACTATACATAAAAGGATTTGTActgagaaaccataccaatgtacatattgcaacaagagtttctcataCCCAAGTGCAcagaatagacatgaaaggattcacaccaaagagaagccataccaatgcaaatattgtgaaaagactttctcacagaCAAGTCACAAGACCCAACATGAAAGggctcacaccaaagagaaaccttaccaatgtaaatattgtaaaaagagtTTCTCACACACAGGTAGCAAGATccaacatgaaaggattcacaccaaagagaagccataccaatgtaaatattgtgaaaagagtttctcacgaGCAGGTAACAAGACccaacatgaaaggattcacatcaaagagaaacctttccaatgtaaatattgtgaaaagagtttctcaaacGCAAGCAacaagactaaacatgaaagaattcacaccaaagagaggccataccaatgtaaatattgtgacaagAGTTTCTCATATTCAGGTAGCAAGACCgtgcatgaaaggattcacaccaaagagaaaccatatcaatgtaaatattgtgaaaagtgtTTCCAAACTTCAAGTCataagactgtacatgaaaggattcataccaaggagaagccataccaatgtaaatattgtgtgaAGAGATTCTCAGATGTAAGTGACAAgattagacatgaaaggattcacaccaaagagaaaccataccaatgtaaatattgtgaaaagtgtTTCCAAACTTCAAGTCataagactgtacatgaaaggattcacaccaaagagaaaccataccaatgtaaatattgtgacaagAGTTTCTCATATTCAGGTAGCAAGACCgtgcatgaaaggattcacaccaaagagaaaccatatcaatgtaaatattgtgaaaagtgtTTCCAAACTTCAAGTCataagactgtacatgaaaggattcacaccaaagagaaaccataccaatgtaaatattgtgttaAGAGTTTTTCACATGCCGATTACAAGACTGAACATGAAAAATTTCACACAAGAAATGCCATACCAATGTTAATATTGTGA